In Candidatus Epulonipiscium viviparus, one DNA window encodes the following:
- a CDS encoding HAD family hydrolase: MLIAKKDDIKLIVCDLDGTLLNNQNEISDRTKRALLDCRAQGINLCFASGRSQNMLDLYENILGGCDYVISQNGAIITKGRDTLWKIPIQPAPAAQVFDYIKSRQLQFIIYTANKVYLTANSPKLLQRFSNYTALALKHNFVAHFDLTELEHNHPWPAIADTFKIIVAEEDHEKARDYFDFIAQTVGVCAESTGYGLVGVFDKTVSKKVAVLKVLADLNLTADNVCIFGDYDNDLSMFDCATHKIAMGNAQQVLKDVATFVTYTNDNDGVAKYLELLLENY; encoded by the coding sequence ATGCTAATAGCTAAAAAAGATGACATCAAACTAATTGTTTGCGACTTAGATGGTACACTTCTAAACAATCAAAACGAAATCAGCGATCGCACCAAGCGCGCATTGCTAGACTGCCGAGCACAGGGAATCAACTTGTGCTTTGCCTCTGGCAGAAGTCAAAATATGCTTGATTTATACGAAAACATATTGGGTGGTTGCGACTATGTTATATCTCAAAACGGTGCCATCATCACCAAGGGCCGCGACACGCTATGGAAGATTCCCATACAACCTGCTCCTGCGGCACAAGTTTTTGACTATATAAAAAGTAGGCAACTCCAATTTATTATATATACCGCAAACAAAGTATACCTCACTGCAAACTCTCCAAAACTACTGCAACGATTTAGCAATTATACAGCGCTTGCACTCAAGCACAACTTTGTTGCACACTTCGATCTCACGGAACTTGAACACAATCACCCTTGGCCGGCAATAGCAGATACCTTCAAAATCATCGTTGCCGAAGAAGATCACGAAAAAGCACGAGACTATTTCGACTTTATAGCGCAAACAGTAGGCGTATGTGCCGAAAGCACCGGCTATGGCTTAGTGGGAGTATTCGATAAAACTGTATCCAAAAAGGTTGCCGTACTTAAAGTACTAGCAGACCTAAATCTTACGGCAGATAACGTATGTATCTTTGGCGACTACGACAACGACCTAAGCATGTTTGACTGCGCCACACACAAAATAGCAATGGGCAATGCTCAACAAGTTTTAAAAGATGTTGCGACTTTTGTTACATATACAAATGATAACGATGGGGTGGCAAAATATTTAGAACTACTGTTAGAAAATTATTAA
- a CDS encoding PTS sugar transporter subunit IIA, with translation MILKELVDAKRYSFHQKFDSWEESLFASAQPLIDEGAIEPKYIEAMIESVKKYGPYIVLAPHIAMPHSQEGAEGVNQTAICFMKVEQPVSFEAGDPDKDAELFFVLASENNDQHMENMQKLAELLSLEDFTEKMLEAKNVEDLLELDQYFAAQLEE, from the coding sequence ATGATATTAAAAGAGTTAGTAGATGCAAAAAGATATTCTTTTCACCAAAAATTTGATAGCTGGGAGGAATCTCTATTTGCTTCAGCGCAACCACTGATCGACGAAGGTGCTATCGAGCCTAAATATATCGAGGCCATGATCGAGTCCGTTAAGAAATACGGACCATATATCGTATTAGCACCTCACATTGCCATGCCACACTCTCAAGAAGGTGCCGAAGGAGTTAACCAAACTGCTATTTGCTTTATGAAGGTTGAGCAACCTGTTTCGTTTGAAGCGGGCGATCCCGACAAAGATGCAGAGCTGTTTTTTGTGTTGGCTTCCGAAAACAATGACCAACATATGGAAAATATGCAAAAATTGGCAGAACTCTTAAGCCTTGAGGACTTTACAGAAAAGATGTTGGAAGCCAAAAATGTAGAAGATTTGCTAGAATTGGATCAATACTTTGCGGCGCAACTAGAGGAGTAA
- the ulaG gene encoding L-ascorbate 6-phosphate lactonase has product MSKVNEITRESWILSTFPEWGTWLNEEIDETTVPKGSVAMWWLGCTGLWLKSESNANVLVDLWVKTGKRSHGDGLMAPGHQHRRMIGCEKLQPNLRNVPCVIDPFAIKNLDAVLATHDHGDHIDENVAAAVIQNCSADVKFIGPKSCVDLWLKWGVPADRCVTVRPGDKIQVKDIEIVALDSFDRTELVTAHGHAVGALTNNMPQDMDDLAVNYLFNTPGGNVYHSGDSHYSNYFAKHGNDYKIDVALGSFGENPRGMTDKLSAIDILRMAECLNTQVVIPIHHDIWTNFKADPAEILTLWEMRRHRLQYAFKPFILEVGGMFMWPQDKDKLQYMYDRGFQDAFSHEPDLPFRSML; this is encoded by the coding sequence ATGAGCAAAGTTAATGAAATTACCAGAGAAAGTTGGATTTTGAGCACGTTTCCAGAATGGGGCACTTGGTTAAACGAAGAGATCGACGAAACAACTGTTCCAAAAGGTAGCGTCGCGATGTGGTGGCTTGGATGTACTGGATTATGGCTCAAGTCCGAAAGCAATGCCAACGTATTAGTCGATTTGTGGGTTAAGACCGGCAAGCGCTCTCACGGAGATGGCCTAATGGCGCCTGGGCATCAGCATAGACGAATGATTGGTTGCGAAAAATTACAACCTAATTTAAGAAATGTCCCTTGTGTTATTGATCCTTTTGCAATAAAAAATTTAGACGCAGTGTTGGCAACGCATGACCATGGCGATCACATCGACGAAAATGTTGCCGCGGCAGTGATTCAAAATTGTTCTGCAGATGTTAAATTTATCGGGCCAAAATCTTGCGTTGACCTTTGGCTCAAGTGGGGCGTACCTGCAGATAGATGCGTTACCGTTCGTCCTGGAGACAAAATTCAGGTCAAAGATATAGAAATCGTTGCATTAGATTCTTTTGACAGAACAGAATTAGTTACTGCTCACGGGCACGCGGTGGGAGCTCTCACAAATAACATGCCACAAGATATGGATGATTTGGCAGTAAACTATTTATTTAACACACCTGGAGGAAACGTGTATCACTCTGGAGATTCACACTACTCTAACTACTTTGCAAAACATGGGAATGACTATAAAATCGATGTTGCCCTAGGCTCATTTGGCGAAAACCCTAGAGGAATGACCGACAAATTGTCTGCAATCGACATCCTTAGAATGGCGGAGTGCTTAAATACCCAAGTGGTTATACCTATCCACCACGACATCTGGACCAATTTTAAGGCCGACCCTGCAGAAATCTTAACTTTGTGGGAAATGAGACGCCACAGACTGCAATATGCTTTTAAGCCATTTATATTAGAAGTTGGCGGAATGTTTATGTGGCCACAAGACAAAGATAAACTGCAATATATGTATGACAGAGGTTTTCAAGATGCGTTTTCTCATGAGCCAGACCTTCCGTTCCGTTCCATGTTATAG
- a CDS encoding DeoR/GlpR family DNA-binding transcription regulator, with protein MKTPQSIINKRRNDIIKYLKTTPAISNDQLSKLLNTSPLTIRRDLKYLEEQHLLIRHYGGATLILPPSYSSEPNKLSSNKERIAQYAATLIQEDDIIFINSSSTALNILDYINDKHVIVVTNNGNILSKNIPYNIEVMLTGGQINPGKQSMIGDFATHILKNISASKCFLGVSGIDYNTGISTAIMQETQINKEMISQTQGSIYIVAESYKILKPNNFSSGSIDQISCLITDSEITEVDRNGFEKVNIPVIIV; from the coding sequence ATGAAAACTCCTCAATCAATTATCAATAAACGCCGCAACGATATTATAAAATATTTAAAAACCACTCCTGCAATAAGCAATGATCAGCTATCTAAGTTACTGAATACCTCTCCTCTAACTATTCGACGCGATCTCAAATATCTCGAAGAGCAGCACCTCTTAATTCGGCATTACGGTGGCGCCACACTAATCTTACCTCCTTCATATTCTTCCGAGCCCAACAAACTCTCTAGCAATAAAGAACGCATTGCTCAATATGCCGCGACACTAATTCAAGAAGATGATATTATCTTTATCAACTCGAGCTCTACTGCTTTAAATATTTTGGACTATATAAATGACAAACATGTTATAGTTGTGACTAATAATGGAAATATCTTGTCCAAAAACATTCCTTATAATATAGAAGTTATGCTTACCGGAGGACAAATCAATCCTGGCAAACAATCGATGATTGGAGACTTTGCTACACATATTTTAAAAAATATCTCTGCCTCCAAATGCTTCCTCGGAGTTAGCGGCATCGATTATAACACTGGCATCAGTACCGCCATTATGCAAGAAACGCAAATCAACAAAGAAATGATTTCCCAAACTCAGGGTAGCATCTATATCGTTGCCGAAAGTTACAAAATACTAAAACCCAATAATTTTTCCAGCGGCTCTATCGACCAGATTTCTTGCTTAATAACTGACTCCGAAATCACAGAGGTTGATCGTAATGGATTCGAAAAAGTAAATATACCTGTAATCATTGTATAA